A window from Streptomyces sp. NBC_00335 encodes these proteins:
- a CDS encoding SigE family RNA polymerase sigma factor yields MTTPVCTLASNPTPYPSFSAYVRTRGTVLMRTARSLTANPCDAEDLLQTALAKTYVAWDRIEDHRALDGYVRRALVNTRTSQWRKRKVDEFVCDELPEADEPPAADPAEAQALRDAMWRAVTRLPDRQRAMVVLRYYEDMSEAQTAELLGVSVGTVKSAVSRALVKLREDPELTPVR; encoded by the coding sequence ATGACCACGCCTGTGTGCACGCTCGCCTCGAATCCGACGCCGTACCCGTCGTTCTCGGCGTACGTCCGGACCCGCGGCACGGTCCTGATGCGCACCGCGCGCTCGCTCACCGCCAACCCCTGCGACGCCGAGGACCTGCTCCAGACGGCGCTTGCCAAGACGTACGTCGCGTGGGACCGCATCGAGGACCACCGCGCCCTGGACGGCTACGTCCGCCGGGCCCTGGTGAACACCCGCACGAGCCAGTGGCGCAAGCGCAAGGTCGACGAGTTCGTCTGCGACGAGCTACCCGAGGCCGACGAGCCGCCGGCCGCCGACCCCGCCGAGGCACAGGCGCTGCGCGACGCCATGTGGCGCGCGGTGACCCGGCTGCCCGACCGGCAGCGGGCGATGGTCGTCCTGCGCTACTACGAGGACATGAGCGAGGCCCAGACCGCCGAGCTGCTCGGAGTCTCCGTGGGCACCGTCAAGAGCGCCGTTTCCCGGGCGCTGGTCAAGCTCCGCGAAGACCCGGAACTGACGCCCGTCCGCTGA